Proteins encoded within one genomic window of Micropterus dolomieu isolate WLL.071019.BEF.003 ecotype Adirondacks unplaced genomic scaffold, ASM2129224v1 contig_8689, whole genome shotgun sequence:
- the LOC123965115 gene encoding olfactomedin-4-like, with the protein GPSAVLYGEALYYHCYRSADVCRYDLKSNAVKRVTLPGTGVGFNNKFPYCYYDCRANSDVDVEADETGLWAIYATVGNHGNLVVSRLVWDSEAETLNVSQTWETRLFKKAVSNAFMVCGVLYATRFVDEYREEVFYAFDTATGKEDNSLALPLEKVAKGVASLSYNPINRQIYMYNDGYLLAYQANF; encoded by the coding sequence GGTCCCAGTGCTGTTCTATATGGTGAAGCGCTGTACTATCACTGCTACCGCTCTGCAGACGTCTGTCGCTATGACCTGAAGAGCAACGCCGTCAAACGGGTGACACTTCCAGGCACCGGCGTGGGTTTCAACAACAAGTTCCCGTATTGTTACTATGACTGCCGTGCCAATAGTGATGTGGATGTGGAGGCAGACGAGACGGGACTATGGGCAATCTATGCCACTGTCGGTAACCATGGTAATCTAGTGGTGAGTCGGCTAGTTTGGGACAGTGAGGCCGAGACACTAAATGTCTCCCAGACGTGGGAGACGAGGCTGTTCAAGAAGGCAGTGAGCAATGCTTTCATGGTGTGCGGTGTGCTATATGCCACTCGATTTGTGGACGAATATCGCGAGGAGGTGTTCTACGCCTTCGACACAGCAACAGGCAAAGAGGACAACTCACTAGCACTGCCACTGGAGAAGGTAGCTAAAGGAGTGGCCAGCCTGAGCTATAACCCCATCAACAGACAGATCTACATGTACAACGATGGATATCTGCTGGCCTACCAGGCCAACTTCTGA